In the Salvelinus namaycush isolate Seneca chromosome 35, SaNama_1.0, whole genome shotgun sequence genome, one interval contains:
- the LOC120029918 gene encoding nucleolar and coiled-body phosphoprotein 1-like isoform X2, giving the protein MAAQNSVPSDLYKHVYSFLLENKFTKAAQQFIKEAKVPPQNEKQDAALLDIFNFWVKSPEAKKRKALPNGPGTSDRPSAKKAKTAESSSEESSSDEEEAAAPAKATPTAKAAESSSSDDSSDEEAAAKKPAAAKAPVRTPVVAAAKAPVRTPVVAAARKKDSSSSSESSEDEAPAKAPVAKGKAAAATPKAAATPKAGTTAKAAAQKKAETSSSEDSSSEDEAPTKTPPAKTPPAKTPPAKTPPAKTVESSSDDSSSDEEESPPSKKAKPGAYSAVPPPGAAVKKALVPTVASKAKKDRSSDSKQEKKVSAKAVPVTSTPAKTVTPKPAAKKAESSSESSDSSSEDEEEAKKAAAKATPAKATPAKATPAKATPAKAAPSEDSSSDSSSEDEEEGTVKVAPAKATPTVTPGKAAESSSDSSSEDEKEAKKPVAKATPAKATPAKATPAKATPAKATPAKATPAKAAPAKKADSSSSDSDSSSEDEAPAKAAGATKKPAAAPKAPAKAAAATKKPAAAPKAPAKAAAATKKPAAAPKAPAKAAAESSSDSDSSSEDEAPAKKATPAPVTKPASKPATPVVKPAAAESSSDSDSSEDEAPAKKATPAPVTKPASKPATPVVKPAAAESSSDSDSSEDEAPAKKATPAPVTKPASKPATPVVKPAAAESSSDSDSSSEDEAPAKKATPAPVTKPASKPATPVVKPAAAESSSDSDSSSEDEAPAKKATPAPVTKPASKPATPVVKPAAAESSSDSDSSSEDEAPAKKATPAPVTKPASKPATPVVNKLAPTKAAAKSTSDSDSDSSDSEDEVAAAKKTTKPTAAAKTPASAKTPASAKTPASAKTPASAKTPASAKAAESSSSDDSSSDEEEAATPASTKKAATPASTKKAATPASTKKAATPASTKKAATPASTKKAATPASTKKAATPASTKKAATPASTKKAATPASTKKAATPASTKKAAESTSDSSDSSDSDTETKTTPAKPALTNGKPATPKASTPAAKATTPAKAAESSSSQDSSSEEEEAKAVATPITNGTVNNKRKRDGEDSSSESEEEEVTTPKNKKVVPSPQTFPKVSKKNSRGGH; this is encoded by the exons ATGGCGGCGCAAAATTCCGTGCCGAGTGATCTTTACAAGCATGTATATTCATTTCTACTAGAGAACAAGTTTACCAAGGCTGCTCAACAGTTCATCAAAGAAGCGAAAGTG CCACCCCAGAATGAAAAACAAGATGCCGCTCTGCTTGACATATTCAACTTCTGGGTGAA GTCTCCTGAAGCTAAGAAACGGAAGGCGCTGCCCAACGGTCCTGGAACAAGTGACAGGCCGTCTGCTAAGAAGGCAAAGACTGCGGAGAGCTCCAGTGAGGAGTCGAGCAGTGATGAGGAGGAAGCTGCAGCACCTGCCAAGGCCACACCCACAG CTAAAGCGGCCGAGTCCAGCAGTAGTGATGATTCCAGTGATGAGGAGGCCGCAGCAAAG AAGCCTGCAGCAGCCAAAGCCCCAGTGAGGACTCCTGTAGTGGCAGCAGCCAAAGCCCCAGTGAGGACTCCTGTAGTGGCAGCAGCCAGGAAAAAGGACTCCAGCTCTAGCAGCGAGTCATCTGAAGATGAGGCTCCAGCTAAAGCCCCTGTAGCTA AAGGAAAGGCGGCAGCCGCGACCCCTAAGGCGGCCGCGACCCCTAAGGCAGGGACGACTGCCAAAGCTGCAGCTCAGAAGAAGGCTGAGACCAGCAGCAGTGAGGACAGCTCCAGTGAAGACGAAGCGCCCACTAAG ACCCCTCCAGCCAAGACCCCTCCAGCCAAGACCCCTCCAGCCAAGACCCCTCCAGCTAAGACAGTCGAGTCTAGCAGCGATGACTcttcttcagatgaagaggagtcTCCTCCCAGCAAGAAGGCCAAACCAG gtgcatACAGTGCAGTCCCACCCCCTGGAGCTGCAGTAAAGAAGGCCTTGGTTCCTACAGTGGCCAGCAAGGCCAAAAAGGACCGCTCCTCAGACAGCAAGCAGGAGAAGAAAGTGTCAG CTAAAGCAGTCCCTGTGACGTCTACCCCAGCAAAGACTGTGACCCCTAAACCTGCTGCTAAGAAGGCCGAGTCTAGCTCTGAGAGCTCAG ACTCTAGCTCTGAAGATGAAGAAGAAGCAAAAAAGGCAGCAGCTAAGGCTACCCCGGCTAAGGCTACCCCGGCTAAGGCTACCCCGGCTAAGGCTACCCCGGCTAAGGCTGCCCCGTCAGAAGATTCTTCCTCGGACTCGAGCTCAGAGGATGAAGAAGAGGGGACAGTGAAAGTGGCACCAGCTAAGGCGACTCCTACGGTGACCCCAGGCAAGGCTGCAGAATCCTCCTCTGACTCAAGCTCAGAAGATGAGAAAGAAGCTAAGAAGCCTGTTGCCAAGGCCACTCCTGCCAAGGCCACTCCTGCCAAGGCCACTCCTGCCAAGGCCACTCCTGCCAAGGCCACTCCTGCCAAGGCCACTCCTGCCAAGGCTGCCCCTGCTAAGAAAGCCGACTCGTCAAGCTCAG ACTCCGACAGCAGCTCTGAGGACGAGGCCCCAGCCAAGGCTGCTGGAGCTACCAAGAAACCTGCAGCAGCCCCCAAGGCCCCAGCCAAGGCTGCTGCAGCTACCAAGAAACCTGCAGCAGCCCCCAAGGCCCCAGCCAAGGCTGCTGCAGCTACCAAGAAACCTGCAGCAGCCCCCAAGGCCCCAGCCAAGGCTGCTGCAGAAAGCAGCTCAGACTCCGactcttcatctgaagatgagGCTCCAGCTAAGAAGGCTACCCCGGCCCCTGTTACTAAACCAGCCTCCAAACCCGCCACCCCAGTAGTTAAACCAGCTGCTGCAGAAAGTAGCTCGGACTCCGACTCTTCTGAAGATGAGGCTCCAGCTAAGAAGGCTACCCCGGCCCCTGTTACTAAACCAGCCTCCAAACCCGCCACCCCAGTTGTTAAACCAGCTGCTGCAGAAAGTAGCTCGGACTCCGACTCTTCTGAAGATGAGGCTCCAGCTAAGAAGGCTACCCCAGCCCCTGTTACTAAACCAGCCTCCAAACCAGCCACCCCAGTTGTTAAACCAGCTGCTGCAGAAAGCAGCTCGGACTCCGactcttcatctgaagatgagGCTCCAGCTAAGAAGGCTACCCCGGCCCCTGTTACTAAACCAGCCTCCAAACCCGCCACCCCAGTAGTTAAACCAGCTGCTGCAGAAAGCAGCTCGGACTCCGactcttcatctgaagatgagGCTCCAGCTAAGAAGGCTACCCCGGCCCCTGTTACTAAACCAGCCTCCAAACCAGCCACCCCAGTAGTTAAACCAGCTGCTGCAGAAAGTAGCTCGGACTCCGactcttcatctgaagatgagGCTCCAGCTAAGAAGGCTACCCCAGCCCCTGTTACTAAACCAGCCTCCAAACCAGCCACCCCCGTGGTGAACAAACTAGCCCCAACCAAGGCCGCAGCCAAGAGCACCTCCGATTCTGACAGCGACAGCTCGGACTCAGAGGACGAGGTCGCTGCAGCCAAAAAGACCACCAAACCTACAGCCGCAGCCAAGACTCCTGCTTCAGCCAAGACTCCTGCTTCAGCCAAGACTCCTGCTTCAGCCAAGACTCCTGCTTCAGCCAAGACTCCTGCTTCAGCCAAAGCTGCCGAGTCCAGCAGCAGTGACGACAGCTCTAGTGATGAGGAAGAAG CAGCTACCCCAGCCTCGACTAAGAAGGCAGCTACCCCAGCCTCGACTAAGAAGGCAGCTACCCCAGCCTCGACTAAGAAGGCAGCTACCCCAGCCTCGACTAAGAAGGCAGCTACCCCAGCCTCGACTAAGAAGGCAGCTACCCCAGCCTCGACTAAGAAGGCAGCTACCCCAGCCTCGACTAAGAAGGCAGCTACCCCAGCCTCGACTAAGAAGGCAGCTACCCCAGCCTCGACTAAGAAGGCAGCAACCCCAGCCTCGACTAAGAAGGCAGCAGAATCCACCTCCGACTCCTCCGATAGTTCTGACTCGGATACGGAAACCAAGACGACGCCTGCTAAGCCTGCTCTGACCAATGGGAAGCCAGCTACACCTAAAGCCTCCACCCCTGCTGCCAAGGCAACGACACCGGCTAAGGCTGCCGAGTCTTCATCGTCCCAGGACAGTAGCTCTGAGGAAGAGGAGGCGAAAGCAGTCGCCACTCCCATCACTAACG